In Actinobacillus indolicus, a single genomic region encodes these proteins:
- the ribD gene encoding bifunctional diaminohydroxyphosphoribosylaminopyrimidine deaminase/5-amino-6-(5-phosphoribosylamino)uracil reductase RibD, whose protein sequence is MTHSIFMARAIELAELGRGWTNPNPLVGCVIVKDGNIVAEGYHQRYGEWHAERNAILHCQEDLSGATAYVTLEPCCHHGRTPPCSDLLIERGIKTIVIGSSDPNPLVAGKGVAQLRQAGIEVIENVMKAECDALNPIFFHYIQTKRPYVLMKYAMTADGKIATATGESKWITGEQARANVQCTRHQYSAIMVGVDTVLADNPMLNSRMPNAKQPVRIVCDSQLRTPLDCQLVQTAKIYRTIIATVSDDLQKIAQFQPLGVEVLVCKAKDKRIDLADLLQKLGEQGIDSLLLEGGSSLNFSALNAGIVNRVHCYIAPKLVGGVTAKTPIGGEGIGVLANAVQLKNAKISQIGEDLLIDYEVGTPRLAS, encoded by the coding sequence ATGACGCACTCTATTTTTATGGCTCGTGCCATTGAACTGGCTGAACTTGGTCGTGGCTGGACAAATCCTAATCCGTTGGTTGGTTGTGTGATTGTCAAGGACGGCAACATTGTTGCGGAAGGCTATCACCAACGCTACGGCGAATGGCACGCCGAACGTAATGCGATTTTACATTGTCAGGAAGATTTAAGCGGCGCAACGGCTTACGTTACCCTTGAGCCTTGCTGTCACCACGGGCGCACACCGCCTTGTTCTGATTTGCTGATTGAACGCGGGATTAAAACTATCGTTATCGGCTCAAGCGACCCCAATCCTCTTGTGGCAGGTAAAGGCGTGGCACAACTCCGTCAAGCAGGGATTGAGGTGATTGAGAATGTGATGAAAGCCGAATGTGATGCGTTAAATCCAATTTTCTTTCACTATATTCAAACTAAACGCCCTTATGTGTTGATGAAATATGCGATGACCGCAGACGGTAAAATTGCCACCGCAACAGGCGAGTCCAAATGGATCACAGGGGAGCAAGCCAGAGCCAATGTGCAATGCACCCGACATCAATACAGTGCGATTATGGTTGGGGTGGATACCGTGTTGGCGGATAATCCGATGCTCAATAGTCGAATGCCGAATGCCAAACAGCCAGTGCGGATTGTGTGCGATAGCCAGTTGCGTACGCCATTAGATTGTCAATTAGTCCAAACTGCCAAAATCTATCGCACGATAATTGCAACAGTTTCAGATGATTTGCAAAAAATCGCTCAATTCCAACCGCTTGGAGTGGAAGTGCTGGTTTGTAAAGCAAAAGACAAGCGGATCGATTTAGCCGATCTTTTACAAAAACTCGGTGAACAAGGAATTGACAGCCTATTGTTAGAAGGCGGCTCAAGTTTAAATTTCAGTGCGTTAAACGCTGGCATTGTAAACCGTGTGCATTGCTATATCGCCCCGAAATTAGTCGGTGGCGTTACCGCCAAAACGCCTATCGGTGGTGAAGGGATTGGCGTGTTGGCAAATGCGGTGCAATTGAAAAATGCAAAGATCAGCCAAATCGGCGAAGATCTTCTGATTGATTATGAAGTAGGGACGCCACGCTTGGCGTCCTAA
- the ribE gene encoding riboflavin synthase, which produces MFTGIIEEVGKVAKIHKQGEFAVLTITGSKIFTDMHLGDSIAVNGVCLTVTEFGSNHFSADVMSETLARTSLGELQPNSPVNLERAMAANGRFGGHIVSGHIDGTGEIVSITPANNSVWYQIKTTAKLMRYIIEKGSITIDGISLTVVDCDENSFRVSIIPHTLSETNLGTKKVGSLVNLENDVIGKYVEKLLSPKQSEPQSNITEEFLKRVGF; this is translated from the coding sequence ATGTTCACAGGCATTATTGAAGAAGTCGGCAAAGTCGCCAAAATCCACAAACAAGGGGAATTTGCCGTTTTAACCATCACGGGAAGCAAAATTTTTACGGATATGCACTTAGGCGACAGCATTGCAGTCAATGGTGTCTGTTTAACCGTAACCGAATTTGGCTCAAACCATTTTTCTGCAGATGTAATGTCGGAAACACTCGCCCGTACATCATTAGGCGAATTACAACCGAACAGCCCCGTTAATCTTGAACGTGCAATGGCGGCAAACGGACGTTTCGGCGGACATATTGTGTCGGGGCATATTGATGGCACAGGGGAAATTGTCAGCATTACCCCAGCGAATAATTCGGTCTGGTATCAGATTAAAACCACGGCAAAGCTGATGCGTTACATCATTGAAAAAGGCTCAATTACGATTGACGGAATAAGCCTGACGGTGGTCGATTGTGATGAAAACAGCTTCCGAGTGTCGATTATTCCGCATACCTTAAGCGAAACGAATTTAGGCACGAAAAAAGTCGGCAGTCTCGTGAATTTAGAGAACGATGTAATTGGAAAATATGTGGAAAAATTGCTGTCGCCGAAACAGAGCGAGCCACAGAGCAATATCACCGAAGAGTTTTTAAAGCGAGTGGGGTTTTAG
- a CDS encoding bifunctional 3,4-dihydroxy-2-butanone-4-phosphate synthase/GTP cyclohydrolase II: MFQFSSVEQALDALRQGKIIIVSDDEDRENEGDFICAAEFATPENINFMATYGKGLICMPISTAIAKKLDLPQMVSYNTDNHETAFTVAIDHIDTGTGISAFERSLTALKVVDDNAKPSDFRRPGHMFPLLAKDGGVLVRNGHTEATVDLARLAGLKHAGLCCEIMADDGTMMKMPELQAFATQHNMPFITIAQLQEYRRAKDCLIEQISVVKMPTKYGDFTAHSFIEKITGKEHVALVKGDIGNGEEVLCRIHSECLTGDAFGSQRCDCGQQFAAAMSQIEQEGRGVLLYLRQEGRGIGLINKLRAYELQDKGMDTVEANLALGFGEDEREYHIGAQMFRSLGVKTIRLLTNNPAKIEGLQQVGLNIVAREPIMVEPNKHDLEYLKVKQVKMRHLFNF; the protein is encoded by the coding sequence ATGTTTCAATTTTCAAGCGTAGAACAAGCCTTAGACGCATTACGTCAAGGCAAAATTATTATCGTCAGCGATGACGAAGACAGAGAAAACGAAGGGGATTTTATCTGTGCGGCGGAATTTGCCACCCCTGAAAATATCAACTTTATGGCAACTTATGGTAAAGGCTTGATTTGTATGCCGATTTCAACGGCGATAGCCAAAAAACTCGACCTACCACAGATGGTTTCTTACAACACCGATAACCACGAAACTGCCTTTACCGTTGCTATCGATCACATTGATACCGGCACTGGCATTTCGGCTTTTGAGCGTTCGCTTACGGCGCTTAAAGTTGTAGACGACAACGCCAAGCCAAGTGATTTCCGTCGCCCAGGGCATATGTTCCCACTGCTTGCAAAAGACGGTGGCGTGTTGGTGCGTAACGGACACACAGAAGCAACGGTGGATCTAGCTCGTTTAGCCGGACTTAAACACGCAGGGCTGTGTTGTGAAATTATGGCGGACGACGGCACAATGATGAAAATGCCTGAATTACAAGCCTTTGCCACGCAACACAATATGCCGTTTATCACAATCGCCCAGCTTCAAGAATATCGCCGAGCAAAAGATTGTTTAATTGAGCAGATTTCTGTGGTCAAAATGCCGACCAAATATGGCGACTTTACCGCACATAGTTTCATTGAAAAAATCACAGGCAAAGAACACGTTGCCTTAGTGAAAGGGGATATTGGCAACGGCGAAGAGGTGCTGTGTCGTATTCATTCTGAATGTTTAACTGGAGATGCCTTTGGTTCACAACGCTGCGACTGCGGTCAGCAATTTGCCGCCGCAATGAGCCAAATTGAACAAGAAGGTCGAGGCGTGTTGCTCTATTTACGCCAAGAAGGACGAGGCATTGGCTTAATCAATAAACTGCGTGCTTATGAATTACAAGATAAAGGAATGGATACCGTCGAGGCAAATTTAGCCCTTGGCTTCGGTGAAGATGAACGTGAATACCATATCGGTGCACAGATGTTTCGCAGTTTAGGGGTGAAAACTATCCGCTTGCTAACCAATAACCCGGCGAAAATCGAAGGCTTACAGCAAGTCGGCTTAAACATCGTAGCACGAGAGCCGATTATGGTTGAGCCGAATAAACACGATTTGGAATACCTTAAAGTTAAACAAGTCAAAATGAGGCATTTGTTTAACTTTTAG
- the ribH gene encoding 6,7-dimethyl-8-ribityllumazine synthase, with product MAIITGNLVATGLKFGIVCARFNDFINDKLLSGAIDTLVRHGASESDIDTAWVPGAFEIPLLAKKMAESGKYDAVICLGTVIRGSTTHYDYVCNEAAKGIGAVSLQTGIPVIFGVLTTENIEQAIERAGTKAGNKGSECALGAIEMVNVLKAL from the coding sequence ATGGCAATTATCACAGGTAATTTAGTGGCAACAGGGTTAAAATTCGGTATTGTGTGTGCGAGATTTAACGATTTTATCAACGACAAACTGTTAAGCGGTGCGATCGATACACTTGTTCGCCACGGTGCAAGCGAAAGTGATATTGATACCGCTTGGGTGCCAGGAGCATTTGAAATTCCGTTGTTGGCGAAAAAAATGGCGGAAAGCGGTAAGTATGACGCAGTAATCTGCTTAGGTACGGTAATCCGTGGCTCAACTACGCATTATGATTACGTTTGTAACGAAGCTGCAAAAGGTATTGGTGCAGTGAGCTTACAAACTGGTATTCCGGTTATTTTTGGCGTATTAACCACTGAAAATATCGAACAAGCAATTGAACGTGCAGGCACAAAAGCTGGCAATAAAGGCTCTGAATGTGCGTTAGGTGCGATTGAAATGGTGAATGTGTTAAAAGCACTATAA
- the glgP gene encoding glycogen/starch/alpha-glucan family phosphorylase: protein MSSTQQFETLFEQSLKSYCEERFLKPEQLSTQQWYQFIAEVSQQAILQNFPKNAPLVNTRKVNYLSMEFLIGRLLGNNLMSLGVYQYVHLTLAQYGKNLVDILEEERDPSLGNGGLGRLAACYLDSMASLAQPAVGYGLHYQYGLFKQSFGWAGEQREEGDAWSRDFYAQQYHRPDFRQTVGFGGEVWHREGDKYEWKPAWTIYGEAFDLPVVGYKGVQQPLRLWQGYSETSFDLAQFNDGDYLESESKVVDASKLTKVLYPNDNHQEGKELRLMQQYFHCACSVADILKNHLAQGRTLEQLPEFEVIQLNDTHPAIAIPELMRLLIDEYGLCWDRAWAICSKTFAYTNHTLLPEALEQWDQNLVAKLLPRHLIIIDRINNELYQQVKAEFNEEEFAQAWEETAVLMNHRVRMANLCVVGSFAVNGVAQIHSDLVVSDLFPAYNRLFKGRFHNVTNGITPRRWIRQANPLLSALLDKYIKGDWTKDLELLAQIEKFAKDPQFQADYNHIKQQNKQLLAKEIEQSLGLKVNCNAIFDVQIKRFHEYKRQHLNLLNIIATYQEIKANPQQEVVPRLFIFAGKAAPGYFMAKQIIQAINAVAKVINNDPDMQGKLQVAFLPDYRVSLAEKIIPAADVSEQISLAGKEASGTGNMKLALNGAITLGTLDGANVEIAEFAGEENVVIFGHTVESVRELRAKGYVSKTYYEQDPVLKQAIDALADGTFSGGNKDTFEPLVYDLLNKDYFCVLADFASYREAQKEVAKRYQDQTAWVESAILNTARLGTFSSDRSIRDYQTRIWKK, encoded by the coding sequence ATGTCATCTACTCAACAATTCGAAACGCTGTTTGAGCAGTCGTTAAAAAGCTACTGTGAAGAGCGTTTTTTAAAACCCGAACAGCTTTCTACACAGCAATGGTATCAATTCATTGCTGAAGTTAGCCAACAAGCGATTTTGCAAAATTTTCCTAAAAACGCACCGCTTGTAAACACTCGCAAAGTAAACTATCTCTCCATGGAGTTCCTAATCGGGCGTTTACTGGGTAACAACTTAATGAGCCTTGGGGTTTATCAATATGTGCATTTAACCCTAGCTCAATATGGTAAAAATTTAGTGGATATTCTTGAAGAAGAGCGTGATCCATCGTTAGGTAACGGCGGTTTAGGTCGTTTAGCTGCCTGCTATTTAGATTCAATGGCAAGCCTTGCTCAGCCAGCGGTGGGATACGGATTACACTATCAATACGGCTTATTCAAACAGAGCTTTGGCTGGGCAGGTGAACAGCGTGAAGAAGGTGATGCGTGGAGCCGTGATTTCTATGCTCAACAATATCATCGCCCTGATTTCCGTCAAACAGTTGGCTTTGGTGGCGAAGTATGGCACCGTGAGGGGGATAAATATGAGTGGAAACCAGCTTGGACAATTTATGGTGAAGCCTTTGATTTACCTGTAGTAGGCTATAAAGGGGTTCAACAGCCGTTGCGTTTATGGCAAGGTTATAGCGAAACATCCTTCGATCTTGCTCAATTTAACGACGGTGACTATCTTGAATCTGAAAGTAAAGTGGTTGATGCGTCAAAATTGACTAAAGTGCTTTATCCAAACGACAACCACCAAGAAGGTAAAGAACTTCGTTTAATGCAACAATATTTCCACTGTGCTTGTTCTGTTGCTGATATTCTGAAAAATCACCTTGCACAAGGCAGAACCCTAGAGCAGTTGCCTGAATTTGAAGTGATCCAGTTAAACGATACACACCCTGCGATTGCAATCCCTGAGTTAATGCGTTTATTAATTGATGAATATGGTTTATGTTGGGATCGTGCTTGGGCAATCTGTTCAAAAACATTTGCTTATACCAACCATACTTTATTGCCTGAAGCCTTAGAGCAATGGGATCAAAATCTCGTGGCGAAATTGTTGCCACGCCATTTAATCATCATTGATCGCATTAACAACGAGCTTTATCAACAAGTGAAAGCGGAGTTCAATGAAGAAGAATTTGCTCAAGCATGGGAAGAAACGGCAGTCTTAATGAACCACCGTGTGCGTATGGCAAACCTTTGTGTTGTTGGCTCTTTTGCCGTCAATGGTGTGGCACAAATTCACTCAGATTTAGTGGTAAGCGATTTATTCCCAGCTTATAACCGCTTATTTAAAGGGCGTTTCCACAATGTGACTAACGGTATTACCCCACGTCGTTGGATCCGTCAAGCAAACCCATTATTGAGTGCATTGTTAGATAAATATATCAAAGGTGACTGGACAAAAGATCTTGAATTATTGGCTCAAATTGAAAAATTTGCCAAAGATCCACAGTTCCAAGCGGACTACAATCACATCAAACAGCAAAACAAACAGCTATTAGCGAAAGAAATTGAGCAATCACTGGGTTTAAAAGTGAATTGCAATGCGATTTTCGATGTTCAAATTAAACGTTTCCACGAATACAAACGCCAACATTTGAACCTGTTAAATATCATTGCCACTTATCAAGAGATTAAAGCTAACCCACAACAAGAGGTTGTGCCACGCCTGTTTATCTTCGCAGGTAAAGCTGCACCAGGTTACTTTATGGCGAAACAAATTATTCAGGCCATCAATGCTGTGGCAAAAGTGATTAACAACGACCCTGATATGCAAGGTAAATTGCAAGTGGCATTCTTACCAGACTACCGCGTAAGCCTTGCTGAGAAAATCATTCCTGCAGCAGATGTTTCTGAGCAGATTTCTCTTGCGGGTAAAGAAGCGTCAGGTACAGGCAATATGAAATTGGCTCTCAATGGTGCAATTACGCTTGGTACATTAGATGGTGCAAACGTAGAAATTGCAGAATTTGCTGGGGAAGAAAATGTTGTTATTTTTGGACATACCGTTGAATCTGTGCGTGAATTGCGTGCAAAAGGCTATGTGTCTAAAACTTACTATGAGCAAGATCCTGTATTAAAACAGGCGATTGACGCATTAGCGGACGGCACATTCTCAGGCGGCAATAAAGATACCTTTGAACCGTTAGTTTACGATCTATTAAACAAAGATTATTTCTGTGTGTTAGCGGATTTTGCAAGCTACCGTGAAGCCCAAAAAGAAGTCGCAAAACGTTACCAAGATCAAACCGCTTGGGTTGAATCTGCGATTCTTAATACGGCTCGTTTAGGTACATTCAGTTCTGACCGCTCAATTCGTGATTATCAAACTCGAATTTGGAAAAAATAG
- the leuA gene encoding 2-isopropylmalate synthase — protein MANNNIIIFDTTLRDGEQSLKASLTVKEKLQIALALERLGVDVMEVGFPVSSAGDFESVQTIARHIKNSRVCALSRAVDKDIDVAAEALKVAEAFRIHTFIATSALHVESKLRKTFDDVLDMAVHAVKRARSYTDDVEFSCEDAGRTGVDNICRIVEAAIKAGATTVNIPDTVGFCLPMEYGNIIANVMNRVPNVDKAVISVHCHNDLGMATANSLTAIQNGARQIECTINGIGERAGNTALEEVVMAIKTRQEQFGGLDTRINTQEIHRVSQMVSQLCNMPIQPNKAIVGSNAFAHSSGIHQDGMVKNKNTYEIMSPETIGLKKEKLNLTARSGRAAVKNHMEEMGYQESDYDLDKLYEAFLKLADKKGQVFDYDLEALAFIDMQQGDEDRLVLDVITSQLISGLPASAFVQVELDGKRLSQVSQGGNGPVDAVYNAILAITGMEIKMLNYNLTAKGEGAEALGQVDIVVEHQGRRFHGVGLATDIVESSARALIHAINAIYRSQKVADLKAKK, from the coding sequence ATGGCTAACAACAATATTATTATTTTTGATACCACTTTACGTGATGGCGAACAATCATTAAAAGCAAGTTTAACGGTAAAAGAAAAATTACAAATCGCACTTGCTCTTGAGCGTTTAGGGGTGGATGTCATGGAAGTTGGTTTCCCTGTTTCATCTGCGGGGGATTTTGAATCGGTTCAAACCATTGCTCGCCATATTAAAAATAGCCGAGTCTGTGCTTTATCTCGTGCGGTGGATAAAGATATTGATGTCGCAGCAGAAGCCTTAAAAGTTGCAGAGGCTTTCCGTATTCACACCTTTATTGCGACATCTGCCTTACATGTTGAATCTAAACTTCGTAAAACCTTTGATGATGTATTAGATATGGCGGTTCACGCGGTGAAACGCGCTCGTAGCTATACTGATGATGTAGAATTTTCTTGTGAAGATGCTGGACGTACAGGGGTAGATAATATCTGCCGCATTGTTGAGGCAGCGATTAAAGCAGGAGCAACCACCGTCAATATTCCGGATACCGTAGGTTTCTGCTTACCAATGGAATACGGCAATATTATTGCGAATGTGATGAACCGAGTACCGAATGTGGATAAAGCGGTGATTTCTGTTCATTGTCATAACGATTTAGGCATGGCAACCGCAAACTCATTAACCGCAATTCAAAACGGTGCAAGACAGATTGAGTGTACCATCAATGGTATCGGTGAACGTGCAGGTAACACGGCACTTGAAGAAGTTGTGATGGCGATTAAAACTCGCCAAGAACAATTTGGTGGCTTAGATACACGTATTAATACCCAAGAAATTCACCGTGTCAGCCAAATGGTGAGCCAACTTTGTAATATGCCAATTCAACCAAATAAAGCGATCGTAGGATCAAATGCCTTTGCTCACTCATCGGGTATTCACCAAGATGGTATGGTTAAAAATAAAAATACCTATGAAATTATGTCGCCAGAAACTATCGGTTTGAAAAAAGAGAAGCTCAATCTGACCGCTCGTTCTGGTCGTGCAGCCGTGAAAAATCACATGGAAGAAATGGGCTATCAAGAGAGCGATTACGATTTAGACAAACTTTATGAAGCCTTCTTAAAACTTGCCGATAAAAAAGGTCAAGTCTTTGATTACGATTTGGAAGCCCTTGCATTTATTGATATGCAACAAGGGGATGAAGATCGCTTAGTGTTAGATGTAATTACATCACAATTAATCAGCGGATTACCTGCATCTGCTTTCGTACAAGTAGAATTGGATGGAAAACGCTTAAGCCAAGTTTCACAAGGCGGTAACGGCCCTGTAGATGCGGTTTACAATGCTATTTTAGCGATTACTGGCATGGAGATTAAAATGCTCAACTATAACTTAACCGCTAAAGGCGAAGGTGCTGAAGCGCTAGGACAAGTTGACATTGTGGTTGAACATCAAGGTCGCCGTTTCCATGGTGTAGGTTTAGCGACGGATATTGTGGAATCTTCCGCTCGTGCATTAATCCACGCAATCAATGCGATTTATCGTTCACAGAAAGTGGCAGATTTAAAAGCAAAAAAATAA
- a CDS encoding Cof-type HAD-IIB family hydrolase yields MATQPYRAIISDLDGTLLNANHRIGDFTIDTLRKLSQKGVDIFLATGRNYPDVKHIISKVGVKDATLVTSNGARGNNLAGQLLYQNHLPEEIAFSIMNETPFDTKRVFVNSYQGDEWFINIEIEQLRKYHQDSGFMYQVVDFAKHHGKNTEKVFFIGKTPEDLLPVEQYVRQHYGNQLQITYSTPQCLEMMNKGVCKANTLAELVKLRGYSLSDCIAFGDGMNDVEMLSQAGKGCLMDNADPRLKLALPNNEQIGNHKDEAVASYLREMFGIT; encoded by the coding sequence ATGGCAACACAACCTTATCGTGCAATTATTTCAGATCTTGATGGAACATTACTCAATGCTAATCACCGTATTGGTGATTTTACTATTGATACCTTACGTAAACTCTCTCAAAAAGGCGTTGATATTTTTTTAGCAACGGGAAGAAATTATCCCGATGTAAAACATATTATTAGTAAAGTTGGGGTAAAAGATGCGACGTTAGTTACCTCTAACGGCGCAAGAGGAAATAATCTTGCTGGACAACTTTTATATCAAAATCATCTTCCAGAAGAGATCGCATTTTCTATTATGAATGAAACGCCTTTTGATACTAAACGTGTTTTTGTTAATAGTTATCAGGGCGATGAGTGGTTTATCAACATTGAGATTGAGCAGTTACGTAAATATCACCAAGATTCAGGTTTTATGTACCAAGTCGTAGATTTTGCTAAGCACCATGGAAAAAATACAGAAAAAGTTTTTTTCATCGGTAAAACACCTGAAGATTTACTGCCTGTCGAACAGTATGTGCGTCAGCACTATGGCAATCAACTTCAAATTACCTATTCAACGCCACAATGTTTAGAAATGATGAATAAAGGCGTGTGTAAAGCCAACACACTTGCTGAGTTAGTCAAGTTAAGAGGCTATTCTCTATCAGACTGTATTGCATTTGGTGATGGTATGAATGATGTGGAAATGTTATCTCAGGCTGGTAAAGGATGCTTAATGGATAATGCCGATCCCCGTTTAAAATTGGCATTGCCAAATAATGAGCAAATTGGTAATCATAAAGACGAAGCTGTAGCAAGTTATCTTCGTGAAATGTTTGGAATAACATAA
- a CDS encoding efflux RND transporter periplasmic adaptor subunit, whose product MKILKSLLVIAILAGAGVGAYSYFNTGESQQVHYITEASKIGNLDKNVLATGSVRANQRTEVGAQVSGKIQKIYVILGQSVKKGELIAEIDSETQQNNLNTAQAELSAYKTQLNAKQVALTVAESNYQRLSKLYNQKSASLSDLETAKNDLATAKANLEDVKSQIQVAEISVSTAKTNLGYTKITSPIDGVIVSIPVSEGQTVNANQSSPTIVQVADLSKVLIKLEIAEGDIAQVKTEQSVSFSTLAEPNRKYQGKIKSIDPALTTLTDNSYTEESGNSDAVYYYANVVVDNADMSLRIGMTTQGKVIIAEKNGVLLVPTTAIKKRGKDSIIQVLENGKAIDKTVQTGLADSQYTEITSGLKEGEQVITAQRSANEQVGNNNMRMPRF is encoded by the coding sequence ATGAAAATATTAAAATCACTCTTAGTTATTGCTATTCTTGCTGGTGCAGGTGTAGGTGCGTATTCCTATTTTAATACAGGAGAAAGCCAACAAGTTCATTATATTACTGAAGCCAGTAAAATCGGAAATTTGGATAAAAATGTGTTGGCAACAGGCTCTGTTCGAGCTAATCAGCGGACAGAGGTTGGCGCACAAGTATCAGGTAAAATCCAAAAAATTTACGTTATTCTAGGACAATCAGTCAAAAAAGGGGAGCTGATTGCGGAAATTGATTCGGAAACACAACAGAATAATCTAAATACTGCACAAGCGGAATTATCCGCTTATAAAACCCAGCTTAATGCCAAACAAGTTGCACTAACTGTAGCTGAGTCGAATTATCAACGTTTATCTAAACTCTATAATCAAAAGAGTGCATCTTTAAGCGATCTAGAAACAGCCAAAAACGATCTGGCGACAGCAAAAGCAAATTTAGAAGATGTGAAATCTCAAATTCAAGTGGCAGAAATCTCTGTAAGCACGGCAAAAACCAATCTTGGTTATACCAAAATCACGTCACCAATTGATGGCGTTATTGTCTCTATTCCTGTATCTGAAGGTCAAACAGTAAATGCAAATCAGAGTTCTCCTACTATTGTTCAAGTCGCAGATCTCTCAAAAGTATTAATTAAGTTGGAAATTGCTGAAGGTGATATTGCTCAAGTAAAAACAGAGCAGTCAGTGAGTTTTTCAACATTAGCTGAGCCAAACCGCAAATATCAGGGCAAAATCAAGTCTATTGATCCTGCATTAACAACCCTTACTGATAATAGTTATACGGAAGAATCTGGAAATAGCGACGCTGTTTATTACTATGCAAATGTGGTTGTAGATAATGCCGATATGAGTTTACGCATTGGTATGACAACACAAGGTAAAGTCATTATTGCAGAAAAAAATGGTGTACTTTTAGTGCCGACCACGGCTATTAAAAAACGAGGTAAAGACAGTATCATTCAAGTATTGGAAAATGGTAAAGCTATAGATAAAACCGTTCAGACAGGGCTTGCAGACAGTCAATATACGGAAATAACCTCTGGATTAAAAGAAGGAGAGCAAGTTATTACTGCGCAACGCTCTGCGAATGAGCAAGTTGGCAATAATAATATGCGGATGCCACGCTTTTAG